The following proteins come from a genomic window of bacterium:
- the pyk gene encoding pyruvate kinase, whose translation MARAKIICTMGPACSEPGIIEGLIANGMNIARINFSHGNHDEYRAMISAIRNAATKKGEPIAILGDLCGPKIRIGELEKDAVTLIAGEEITITTNVARGTADLVSTTYPNLASDVEKGSRILIDDGRIELRVVEVRPEEVRAAIVVGGILKPHKGMNLPGVNVSAPAISAKDFKDMEFAVREDIDFLALSFVRSPDDVIKAKKMIANCGSDIPVIAKIEKEEAVIAFEQILEQADGIMIARGDLGVEMASEQVPLIQKRLITACNDAGKPVITATQMLESMTVQPNPTRAETSDVANAIIDGSDALMLSGETAVGKYPIKAAETMRRIIDGVECEMGKGRSFLDWKPRESSIEEAVTAAACRAAELLQAKAIVAYTQSGSTARRLSQHRPKTRILAITPSESIRRRLAIYWGVRTVLVKEVIDTDSMVSTAEIIAKANGYAAPGEIIVITSGTPIGMAGSTNLMNVHKVK comes from the coding sequence ATGGCAAGAGCCAAAATTATATGCACCATGGGACCGGCGTGCAGTGAACCCGGAATTATCGAGGGGCTCATTGCAAACGGCATGAACATAGCCCGTATCAACTTTTCTCATGGAAATCATGACGAATACAGGGCGATGATTTCCGCTATCAGGAATGCGGCGACAAAGAAGGGCGAGCCCATTGCCATACTCGGCGACCTTTGCGGGCCGAAGATACGTATCGGCGAGCTCGAAAAAGACGCTGTTACCCTGATTGCCGGGGAAGAAATTACCATAACGACCAATGTTGCGAGAGGAACTGCCGATCTTGTCAGCACAACGTATCCGAACCTTGCGAGTGATGTTGAAAAGGGGAGCCGGATTCTTATCGATGACGGCAGAATAGAACTGCGTGTTGTTGAGGTTCGGCCCGAAGAGGTTCGTGCGGCAATAGTGGTCGGGGGGATTCTGAAACCGCATAAGGGTATGAATCTTCCGGGAGTCAATGTCTCCGCGCCCGCAATCAGCGCCAAAGATTTCAAGGATATGGAGTTTGCAGTCCGTGAGGATATAGATTTTCTTGCCCTCTCGTTTGTGCGCTCGCCCGATGATGTCATCAAGGCAAAGAAAATGATTGCGAATTGCGGCTCCGATATCCCCGTAATCGCCAAGATAGAAAAAGAAGAGGCCGTCATTGCATTTGAACAGATACTTGAACAGGCGGACGGTATCATGATCGCCCGCGGCGATCTCGGTGTGGAAATGGCGTCCGAGCAGGTTCCGCTCATCCAGAAACGGCTTATCACAGCCTGCAACGACGCAGGAAAACCGGTTATTACCGCCACGCAAATGCTCGAATCGATGACCGTCCAGCCCAACCCTACCCGTGCTGAAACCTCCGATGTTGCGAATGCGATTATCGATGGTTCCGATGCTCTCATGCTCTCCGGGGAGACCGCTGTTGGGAAATATCCCATCAAGGCTGCCGAAACCATGAGGAGAATCATCGACGGCGTCGAGTGTGAAATGGGCAAAGGGCGCAGCTTCCTGGACTGGAAACCAAGGGAATCATCCATTGAAGAAGCGGTGACCGCCGCAGCATGCCGGGCAGCCGAACTGCTTCAGGCAAAGGCTATCGTGGCGTATACCCAGTCCGGCTCGACCGCAAGACGTCTCTCCCAGCACAGGCCGAAAACACGCATACTCGCCATCACCCCGAGCGAATCCATACGGCGGAGGCTTGCAATTTACTGGGGTGTTCGCACTGTCCTTGTCAAAGAGGTTATCGATACCGACAGCATGGTGAGCACTGCCGAGATCATTGCAAAAGCGAACGGGTATGCCGCGCCGGGAGAGATCATTGTCATCACATCGGGTACTCCGATCGGAATGGCGGGTTCGACGAATCTTATGAATGTTCATAAGGTTAAATAA
- a CDS encoding tetratricopeptide repeat protein translates to MRKILVLLVVFAVFLCGCAYLNTFYMAQKNYKNGERQRVRETGTTNNTYRKFYNDAVDGAARLIRDYPNSKYVDDSLFIIGMSYFYLGEYTRALTKYDEISEAFPESEFIPDVKYFKARCLIELDKYDDARIILSDCIENGNRYQKGRAGLSLADISFLEEKWDDLLAAAQNVIDSNPEKEELYQAISYKGEALYNLARYEECVQTLEELLKNKLEPELQVKTNLMIALAKGELGKFEEGLGYLTAMQNKGEYAKYDPRIRLQIGRIYELQGDTDKAVDTYLKLAGDYPDSVASYEAWYHVGKLRLQDFSNLDDAKSAFDKAKAVKARVVDSWLIESTNMSTQIDALKKKLETLDQLKNDPVKKAHERFSLAELYTFSFNRPDSALTQYRMILEEAPETDFAVRSEYFLGLNELRSENRYSEEADHELMSKIIEKYPESNFSQELRVFLGVIEKPPEIRAFQEAEQARISGKGADVYMPLYQAVADSFPDTKSAYQARFIMAYFYEHDVGNNEKAIELYTELTKLEKNVYRKDYVELATSKLEHMKEEPKLLKDIEKNIVYLTYGIGKTTTETPSETPQVAVSASKQDEEMTGLKKIRARNARIRSRYYSN, encoded by the coding sequence ATGAGAAAGATACTGGTATTACTTGTTGTTTTTGCTGTTTTTCTTTGCGGGTGCGCTTATTTAAACACATTTTACATGGCTCAGAAAAACTATAAGAACGGCGAACGTCAGCGTGTACGGGAGACCGGTACAACCAACAACACCTACAGAAAATTCTATAATGACGCCGTTGACGGAGCCGCCCGTCTTATCCGCGATTACCCCAACTCCAAGTATGTTGATGACAGCCTCTTTATAATCGGAATGTCCTATTTCTATCTCGGCGAATACACCCGTGCCCTCACAAAATATGATGAAATTTCCGAAGCGTTCCCCGAAAGTGAATTCATTCCGGATGTTAAATATTTCAAAGCGCGATGCCTTATCGAGCTTGACAAGTACGATGATGCCCGGATAATCCTCAGCGATTGTATTGAGAACGGTAACAGATACCAGAAGGGCCGGGCCGGACTTTCGCTCGCTGATATTTCATTCCTCGAGGAAAAATGGGACGATCTCCTGGCAGCGGCTCAGAATGTCATCGATTCGAATCCCGAAAAAGAAGAGCTGTATCAGGCCATCAGTTACAAGGGAGAAGCGCTTTACAACCTGGCACGGTATGAAGAATGTGTCCAGACTCTCGAAGAATTACTGAAAAATAAACTCGAACCGGAACTCCAGGTGAAAACAAACCTGATGATTGCGCTCGCGAAAGGTGAACTCGGAAAGTTCGAAGAGGGTCTCGGATATCTCACCGCCATGCAGAACAAAGGTGAATATGCAAAGTATGACCCGAGAATCAGGCTCCAAATCGGAAGAATATATGAACTGCAGGGCGATACGGATAAAGCGGTCGACACGTATCTTAAACTTGCCGGCGATTATCCTGATTCGGTGGCCTCATACGAAGCCTGGTACCATGTGGGAAAGCTCAGGCTCCAGGATTTTTCAAATCTCGATGATGCAAAGAGTGCATTTGATAAAGCGAAAGCTGTTAAAGCGCGGGTTGTCGATTCCTGGCTTATTGAATCCACGAACATGTCGACGCAAATTGATGCCCTGAAAAAAAAGCTCGAAACGCTCGATCAGCTCAAGAACGATCCTGTGAAAAAAGCTCATGAGCGATTTTCGCTGGCGGAACTCTACACCTTTTCGTTCAACCGCCCCGATTCGGCTCTTACACAGTATCGCATGATACTGGAGGAGGCTCCCGAAACGGACTTTGCGGTCAGGAGCGAATATTTCCTCGGATTGAACGAACTGCGGAGTGAAAACCGCTACTCGGAAGAAGCGGATCACGAGCTCATGAGCAAAATCATCGAAAAGTATCCCGAGAGCAATTTCAGCCAGGAACTGCGTGTTTTTCTTGGAGTGATCGAGAAACCGCCTGAAATAAGAGCCTTTCAGGAAGCCGAACAGGCCCGGATTTCGGGAAAGGGGGCTGATGTTTACATGCCGCTTTATCAGGCTGTTGCCGATAGTTTCCCCGATACGAAAAGCGCATACCAGGCCCGATTTATCATGGCATATTTTTACGAGCATGATGTTGGAAACAATGAAAAGGCCATTGAATTGTACACAGAGCTTACCAAGCTCGAAAAAAATGTGTACAGGAAGGATTATGTCGAGCTGGCTACCAGCAAGCTCGAACATATGAAAGAAGAACCGAAACTCCTGAAAGATATCGAGAAAAATATTGTTTACCTGACATACGGCATTGGCAAAACGACGACCGAAACTCCCTCGGAAACCCCGCAGGTAGCAGTATCCGCGAGCAAGCAGGATGAAGAGATGACTGGGTTAAAAAAAATCAGGGCCAGAAATGCGCGAATACGAAGCAGGTATTATTCGAACTGA
- the carB gene encoding carbamoyl-phosphate synthase large subunit, protein MPRRTDIHKIMLIGSGPIVIGQACEFDYSGTQACKALMEEGFEIVLVNSNPATIMTDPEFAQRTYIEPINADICEKIIDIERPDALLPTIGGQTGLNVAVELAESGVLDKYGVRMIGADLESIKKAEDRQLFSKAMQRINVEQPKGGFAYSIDDSWKILEDVGFPAIIRPSFTLGGTGGGIAYNRQEFEFQVKHGLELSPISEVLIEESLIGWKEFELEVMRDLNDNVVIICTIENFDPMGVHTGDSITVAPIQTLTDREYQRMRDWAIDVIREIGVETGGSNIQFAQNPEDGRLVIIEMNPRVSRSSALASKATGFPIAKIAAKLAVGYTLDEIANDITRKTKACFEPTIDYCVVKIPRWTFEKFPSADRRLGTQMKSVGEVMAIGRTFKEALQKGIRGLEIGRYGLGADGVDDAWKLDDWLSYVRTPYDDRLFALRKAFQAGHTVEELYQATKIDRWFLSNMLEIVEEEREIGKIPFESVTPVELHRIKALGFSDRQLAYLWKKKEPDIRTLRKTLGIRSVFKTVDTCAAEFEAFTPYHYSTYENECEVVKTDRKKIMIIGGGPNRIGQGIEFDYCCVHASFALKEDGFETIMVNSNPETVSTDYDTSDKLYFEPLTLEDVLSICEKERPDGVIVQFGGQTPLKLAKGLEDAGVPIIGTSPESIDVAEDRKRFGALVDRLCIKQPPNGTATDFEEARKIADRIGYPVLVRPSYVLGGRAMMICYNVNALESYMREAVHVSEERPVLVDKFLESAIEIDVDAVADGIDVVIGGIMQHIENAGIHSGDSACILPSYSLSADILDRIRRHTSDLARELNVIGLMNIQYAVKNNEIYVLEVNPRASRTVPFVSKSIGVPLAKIAARVMTGRTLRELGFTREVSLNYYCVKEAVLPFIKFPGVDSILGPEMKSTGEVMGIDYDFGVAFAKSQISVNSFFPTSGRIFISVNDHDKNDIVPIAAKLRQAGFTIVATSGTKDFLQSHGIETELILKIYEGRPNVLDLLTDGSVGLMINTPIGRESHADDYEIRRAAIIHNVSYTTTIAGAVAAAEGILSLVSKPVGVRCLQEYHRNKPPALREDRTVLTAEEEKGQAS, encoded by the coding sequence ATGCCGAGAAGAACCGATATTCATAAAATTATGCTCATAGGTTCCGGACCCATTGTAATCGGACAGGCATGCGAGTTCGATTATTCCGGTACACAGGCATGTAAAGCGCTCATGGAGGAGGGATTCGAGATCGTTCTTGTCAATTCGAATCCGGCGACCATCATGACCGATCCCGAGTTTGCCCAGCGGACCTATATCGAACCCATCAATGCCGATATATGTGAAAAAATTATTGACATAGAACGCCCCGATGCGCTGCTCCCGACCATCGGCGGCCAGACAGGGCTCAATGTCGCCGTCGAACTCGCAGAGAGCGGTGTGCTCGATAAGTATGGAGTCCGCATGATCGGGGCTGATCTTGAATCCATAAAAAAAGCGGAAGACCGTCAGCTCTTCTCCAAAGCGATGCAGCGTATCAATGTGGAACAGCCGAAAGGCGGATTTGCTTATTCTATCGATGATTCGTGGAAGATACTCGAAGATGTGGGATTTCCGGCTATCATACGGCCCTCGTTCACCCTCGGCGGGACAGGCGGCGGGATTGCATACAACAGGCAGGAATTTGAATTCCAGGTCAAACATGGACTTGAGTTGAGCCCGATTTCGGAGGTTCTCATTGAAGAGTCTCTTATCGGCTGGAAGGAATTCGAGCTCGAAGTCATGCGCGATCTCAACGACAATGTGGTCATTATCTGCACCATCGAGAATTTCGATCCCATGGGTGTCCATACCGGCGATTCCATCACCGTTGCGCCCATCCAGACGCTGACCGACCGTGAATATCAGCGGATGCGTGACTGGGCAATCGATGTTATCCGCGAAATCGGCGTTGAGACCGGCGGCTCAAATATCCAGTTCGCCCAGAATCCCGAAGACGGCCGTCTTGTGATTATCGAAATGAATCCCCGGGTTTCACGGAGCTCCGCGCTTGCATCGAAAGCCACGGGATTCCCCATCGCCAAGATAGCCGCCAAGCTTGCCGTGGGCTATACACTCGACGAAATAGCGAACGATATCACCCGTAAAACAAAGGCGTGTTTTGAGCCGACAATAGATTACTGTGTGGTAAAAATCCCGCGCTGGACTTTTGAAAAATTCCCCTCAGCAGACCGCCGTCTCGGCACCCAGATGAAAAGCGTCGGCGAGGTCATGGCCATCGGAAGAACATTCAAGGAAGCCCTCCAGAAAGGAATCCGCGGCCTTGAAATCGGACGGTACGGCCTCGGCGCGGATGGGGTTGATGATGCATGGAAGCTCGATGACTGGCTTTCGTATGTGAGGACACCGTATGATGACAGGCTGTTCGCGCTTCGTAAAGCTTTTCAGGCGGGTCATACGGTTGAGGAACTGTATCAGGCCACAAAAATAGACCGGTGGTTTCTCTCCAACATGCTTGAAATCGTCGAGGAAGAACGTGAAATCGGTAAAATCCCGTTCGAGTCCGTTACTCCCGTGGAGCTGCACCGTATAAAGGCTCTGGGCTTTTCCGACCGCCAGCTTGCGTATCTCTGGAAGAAAAAGGAGCCTGATATCAGGACGCTGCGGAAAACACTCGGCATCAGGAGTGTATTCAAGACTGTGGATACCTGCGCAGCGGAATTCGAAGCGTTTACACCGTACCACTACTCGACATATGAGAACGAGTGCGAGGTCGTCAAAACAGACCGCAAGAAGATCATGATCATCGGCGGCGGCCCGAACAGAATAGGGCAGGGTATCGAGTTCGATTACTGCTGCGTTCATGCTTCGTTCGCCCTCAAGGAAGACGGATTCGAAACCATCATGGTGAATTCAAATCCAGAAACAGTCTCGACCGATTATGATACATCCGACAAGCTGTATTTCGAGCCTCTTACACTCGAGGATGTCCTCTCGATCTGCGAAAAGGAGCGCCCGGACGGAGTTATCGTGCAGTTCGGGGGTCAGACACCTCTCAAGCTGGCGAAAGGGCTCGAGGATGCCGGTGTTCCCATTATCGGGACATCTCCGGAATCCATCGATGTTGCGGAAGACCGCAAGCGGTTCGGAGCGCTCGTTGACCGTCTCTGCATCAAACAGCCGCCGAACGGCACCGCGACCGACTTTGAGGAAGCGCGGAAAATCGCCGACAGAATCGGCTATCCGGTTCTTGTCAGGCCTTCGTATGTGCTCGGCGGTCGTGCGATGATGATTTGTTATAACGTCAATGCCCTGGAATCGTACATGCGTGAGGCGGTTCATGTCTCCGAGGAACGGCCGGTACTTGTCGACAAGTTTCTCGAATCGGCGATCGAAATCGATGTCGATGCCGTGGCGGACGGTATCGATGTGGTGATCGGCGGCATCATGCAGCATATCGAGAATGCCGGGATTCACTCCGGAGATTCGGCGTGTATTCTGCCCTCCTACAGTCTGAGCGCTGATATACTTGACCGTATCAGGCGGCATACAAGTGATCTTGCCCGTGAGCTCAATGTCATCGGCCTCATGAATATCCAGTACGCCGTCAAAAATAATGAAATCTACGTGCTCGAGGTCAATCCGAGAGCATCGCGGACTGTGCCGTTCGTCTCCAAATCGATCGGTGTTCCCCTCGCAAAGATAGCCGCGCGTGTCATGACCGGAAGGACGTTGCGCGAACTAGGTTTTACCAGGGAGGTTTCCCTCAATTACTACTGTGTCAAGGAAGCGGTGCTGCCGTTCATCAAGTTCCCCGGAGTCGATTCAATACTCGGCCCCGAAATGAAATCAACCGGGGAGGTCATGGGAATCGATTATGATTTCGGTGTGGCGTTTGCCAAGTCCCAGATATCGGTGAATTCGTTCTTCCCGACTTCCGGCCGTATATTTATCAGTGTCAATGACCATGACAAGAACGATATCGTTCCCATCGCCGCCAAACTCAGGCAGGCAGGGTTCACCATCGTCGCCACATCGGGAACCAAGGACTTTCTTCAATCTCACGGCATCGAAACAGAACTTATCCTCAAGATATACGAAGGGCGACCGAATGTTCTCGACCTGCTGACCGATGGTTCCGTAGGGCTCATGATCAATACTCCCATAGGTCGCGAATCACATGCCGACGATTATGAAATCAGACGTGCCGCAATAATTCATAATGTCTCGTATACTACGACCATAGCGGGCGCAGTCGCCGCTGCCGAAGGTATTCTTTCCCTGGTATCGAAACCTGTCGGAGTCAGGTGCCTCCAGGAGTATCACAGAAACAAACCACCGGCGCTTCGGGAAGATCGGACGGTGCTTACGGCGGAGGAGGAGAAAGGACAGGCATCCTGA
- a CDS encoding dihydroorotate dehydrogenase electron transfer subunit: protein MREYEAGIIRTERRGSAVFIMHLSCGEIARTVTPGQFVQVRVCDGTDPFLRRTFSVYGSDPERGQIKLMVEIVGRGTELLSSVNRGECLNIIGPLGKGFHLDHAGSGSCILVAGGVGAAPLFFLSDSMADRQKNQAVFMIGARTAEIHRAFEGLFNEHVTVVKATDDGSLGYHGFVTGLLEEQVGSINPEVIYTCGPHPMMKAVAAVAHKAGIRCFISLEQRMACGIGACYGCAVPLTDGRMVRSCVEGPVFDADEVKW, encoded by the coding sequence ATGCGCGAATACGAAGCAGGTATTATTCGAACTGAGCGCCGCGGCAGCGCTGTCTTTATCATGCATCTTTCCTGCGGTGAAATCGCCCGTACGGTGACTCCCGGCCAGTTCGTTCAGGTGAGGGTGTGCGACGGCACCGACCCGTTTCTGCGGAGAACCTTTTCCGTATACGGCTCTGATCCTGAACGCGGACAGATAAAACTGATGGTCGAAATCGTAGGCCGCGGAACAGAGCTTTTAAGCAGTGTAAATCGAGGTGAATGCCTCAATATAATAGGCCCACTGGGAAAGGGTTTTCACCTGGATCATGCCGGTTCCGGCTCTTGTATTCTCGTTGCAGGCGGTGTCGGTGCGGCACCGCTTTTCTTTTTGTCCGATTCGATGGCCGACCGCCAGAAAAATCAGGCTGTCTTTATGATCGGGGCACGTACCGCTGAAATACACCGTGCGTTCGAGGGATTGTTCAATGAGCATGTCACGGTTGTGAAGGCCACCGATGACGGCTCTCTCGGGTATCATGGCTTTGTAACCGGTCTTCTTGAAGAGCAGGTTGGTTCGATTAATCCCGAGGTAATCTATACCTGCGGTCCCCATCCGATGATGAAGGCTGTCGCCGCTGTCGCCCATAAAGCGGGAATCCGGTGTTTTATATCGCTGGAGCAGCGCATGGCGTGTGGTATCGGGGCCTGTTACGGATGCGCCGTGCCGCTTACAGATGGCCGGATGGTGCGTTCGTGTGTGGAAGGGCCGGTTTTCGATGCGGACGAGGTGAAATGGTGA